One window of the Trifolium pratense cultivar HEN17-A07 linkage group LG2, ARS_RC_1.1, whole genome shotgun sequence genome contains the following:
- the LOC123904084 gene encoding uncharacterized protein LOC123904084, translating into MLDPPTFSLGLTASDEEKGNASSSGAEANVKHKGKGKKDEKKVSDKVRKDNDADPRLRHKLSIPKVYDIMQLIEGKRRKDQIVKELTECGFGGMRYICNWTKIPTFFVDWIVKSFEKEHMWIRLTKTKVLPLRDDDVHRVYDLPMAGKEINLDLCSDGAIRRLRRELGLGGDSSPHVKVSDLESKLKTIEHPKAWVKGAICYIIHNILCPTNHSGVSLQYAQILEDPAGVSSYNWCSYVLQYMKDGLQNPIVANPLADFHFLMINYMEKMGKKSPFLTGRYKRPSLRDWDVKTATQDIQKVHDVMGLEYGLTAGVTTLNNTDEVPLVLCFDADTCPLSAAPMHLNHYRSCIMIYNRAAEILERRLAEGKDGAAEQKVGNEQANIDEGNVRKQGLRYKSSANRRKVIPNVEDEEADDGQGQQPPVSGTQETIRQYPQYFDAGMEKKGEKNDEKKDEKDDKKDEKTDEKKHEKKDDKKGEKNDDKKDVKDDKKDEKDDKKAEKTDEKKHEKKDVGCGADDGNVGKKSLRYKASVKRRNNTADDEEADDGQGPQPPLSVTQETILQYPQYFDASSEYCKEVVE; encoded by the exons ATGCTAGATCCACCAACCTTCAGTCTCGGGTTGACAGCTTCAGATGAGGAGAAAGGGAATGCTTCATCATCTGGTGCTGAGGCAAATGTAAAGCATaaaggaaagggaaaaaaaGATGAGAAGAAAGTAAGTGATAAAGTGAGGAAAGATAACGATGCCGATCCAAGATTGAGGCACAAGCTTAGCATACCTAAGGTGTACGACATTATGCAATTGATAGAAGGAAAAAGAAGGAAAGATCAGATAGTTAAGGAACTTACCGAATGTGGCTTTGGAGGAATGAGGTATATATGTAATTGGACAAAGATTCCTACCTTCTTTGTGGATTGGATAGTAAAAAGCTTTGAAAAAGAGCACATGTGGATTAGACTGACAAAGACAAAGGTACTCCCTTTGAGAGATGATGATGTACATCGAGTGTATGATCTACCAATGGCGGGGAAGGAAATTAACTTGGATCTTTGTTCTGATGGAGCTATAAGGAGACTAAGAAGAGAATTAGGATTGGGTGGGGATAGTTCTCCACATGTGAAGGTGAGTGATTTGGAAAGCAAATTGAAGACGATCGAGCATCCAAAAGCATGGGTTAAAGGGGCAATCTGTTATATCATTCACAATATTTTGTGCCCCACTAATCATAGTGGTGTATCACTACAATATGCACAAATATTGGAGGATCCAGCCGGCGTGTCATCGTACAATTGGTGTTCATATGTTCTTCAATATATGAAAGATGGTTTACAAAATCCGATTGTTGCAAATCCATTAGCCGACTTCCATTTCCTCATG ATTAATTATATGGAAAAGATGGGGAAGAAAAGCCCATTTCTGACCGGGAGATACAAACGACCCTCACTTCGTGATTGGGACGTAAAGACGGCAACCCAAGATATTCAAAAGGTCCACGACGTTATGGGACTCGAGTATGGATTGACAGCCGGTGTAACCACATTGAACAACACTGATGAAGTGCCACTCGTGCTATGCTTTGATGCAGATACTTGTCCATTGTCTGCG GCACCGATGCATCTTAATCACTATAGGTCCTGTATAATGATCTACAATAGAGCTGCTGAAATATTGGAAAGAAGGTTAGCTGAGGGTAAAGATGGGGCAGCTGAACAAAAAGTTGGAAATGAGCAGGCAAATATTGATGAGGGAAATGTTAGGAAACAAGGTCTAAGATATAAATCATCAGCTAACAGAAGAAAAGTAATTCCCAATGTAGAAGATGAGGAAGCAGATGATGGACAAGGACAACAACCACCAGTCTCTGGTACACAAGAAACAATACGGCAGTATCCACAATATTTTGATGCAGG GATGGAGAAGAAGGGTGagaaaaatgatgaaaagaagGATGAGAAGGATGACAAGAAGGATGAGAAAACTGATGAAAAGAAACATGAGAAGAAGGATGATAAGAAGGGTGAGAAAAATGATGACAAGAAGGATGTGAAGGATGACAAGAAGGATGAGAAGGATGACAAGAAGGCTGAGAAAACTGATGAAAAGAAACATGAGAAGAAGGATGTCGGATGTGGAGCTGATGACGGAAATGTTGGTAAAAAAAGTCTAAGGTATAAAGCATCagttaaaagaagaaacaatACTGCAGATGATGAGGAAGCAGATGATGGGCAAGGACCACAACCACCACTCTCTGTTACACAAGAAACAATACTGCAGTATCCACAATATTTTGATGCATCATCAGAATACTGTAAAGAAGTTGTAGAGTAA
- the LOC123904083 gene encoding uncharacterized protein LOC123904083 — translation MAFIWRATPLRTVLVDEIIDLSQADTVKPTRVKRKNEKEDRTYPERRRAVKKSKYLTSPYDTAVYESTATKLQKDICTYAWISSIDEEEILYYSKSHDFSLQQKELWTLNKDEWISCFVVNSWVNYLNWRQRKGQMTRLVTRYINYQYMERPDALEIEQPAAFNNFIARLKWFKYMDWKKIDPTSLEYIMTPVLIGNPGSHYVCFIVNLKSHRFQFLNSMYGDKLDLDPPNIYKKMFDVWLNEVNAFLIGLYTHKKMPLPFHFSKFSWESPRMPTQIDKDNCGVFCMKFLEEWQGDHYTQMESFKNWSQLGKRDKIARVMDLRIGILSTILTDSSNSIRQKVEKNATSYCEELTQKLG, via the exons ATGGCATTTATTTGGCGGGCAACTCCGTTAAGGACGGTGTTGGTTGATGAAATCATTGACTTGAGTCAAGCGGACACCGTTAAGCCAACTAGAGTGAAGAGGAAGAATGAAAAGGAGGATCGCACATATCCTGAACGTAGACGAGCTGTGAAGAAATCAAAGTACCTTACAAGCCCATATGATACTGCTGTCTACGAGTCAACTGCAACTAAATTGCAGAAGGATATATGCACCTATGCATGGATCAGTTCAATTGATGA GGAGGAAATTCTCTACTACTCCAAATCACATGACTTCTCTCTACAACAGAAAGAGTTATGGACTCTAAACAAAGATGAATGGATCAGTTGCTTTGTTGTAAATAGTTGGGTAAATTACTTGAATTGGAGGCAACGAAAAGGACAAATGACAAGGCTTGTTACACGATATATCAATTAT CAATACATGGAAAGACCGGATGCACTGGAAATAGAGCAACCAGCTGCGTTCAATAACTTCATTGCAAGACTGAAATGGTTCAAGTACATGGATTGGAAGAAAATTGACCCTACAAGTCTGGAATAC ATCATGACGCCCGTATTGATTGGCAATCCAGGGAGTCATTATGTGTGCTTTATTGTCAATTTGAAAAGCCACAGATTCCAATTCCTAAACAGCATGTATGGAGATAAGTTGGATTTGGACCCaccaaatatatacaaaaagaTGTTTGATGTATGGTTGAATGAGGTGAATGCATTTCTTATAGGATTGtatactcataaaaaaatgCCATTGCCTTTCCACTTTAGCAAATTTAGTTGGGAATCTCCAAGAATGCCAACTCAAATTGATAAGGACAATTGTGGAGTCTTCTGCATGAAGTTCCTTGAAGAATGGCAAGGTGACCATTACACCCAAATGGAGTCTTTCAAAAATTGGAGCCAACTCGGAAAGCGAGACAAAATTGCAAGGGTGATGGACTTAAGAATTGGGATATTGTCCACAATTTTAACCGACTCCAGCAATTCAATAAGACAAAAAGTGGAAAAGAATGCAACTTCTTACTGTGAAGAACTGACTCAAAAGCTAGGATGA
- the LOC123904085 gene encoding ribonuclease 3-like protein 3: NTMEAQSHEDQEEALLKQTHALKKIDLNQEQHFPKQQQQLETKENDSPPPLHEVETILDYKFKNKHLLEKAFTHPTYYSDDSLSYERLEYVGDAVLNLLISKEQFFLYPNLQPGRLTRLRAANVNAEKLARVAIKHGLYRYLRHKKPMLGEQIQEFTKAIEEYPLHSNGLIDVPKNLADIVESTIGAVFIDCDLSIDIVWKVFGKLLEPIIDPYTIQKHPVTELHEICQKKSLKLQFIDLWRESMSVNVLINEKVVGRGIYGSKKEIAHNRAAKNALENMERVLGISTSTNKDLELEE, translated from the exons AACACCATGGAAGCTCAATCACACGAAGATCAAGAAGAAGCACTTCTTAAGCAAACACATGCACTCAAAAAAATAGACCTTAACCAAGAGCAACACTTTcctaaacaacaacaacaattggAGACAAAAGAAAATGATTCTCCACCTCCACTTCATGAAGTGGAAACCATTTTGGActataagttcaaaaataagcaCTTATTAGAAAAAGCTTTCACACACCCCACTTACTACAGTGATGATAGCTTATCATATGAACGGTTGGAATACGTCGGAGATGCTGTTCTTAACCTCTTGATATCAAAGGAACAGTTTTTCTTGTATCCAAATTTGCAACCGGGTCGCTTAACCCGGTTACGAGCTGCGAATGTGAACGCTGAAAAACTCGCACGTGTGGCTATCAAACATGGGTTATATCGTTATTTGAGACACAAGAAGCCTATGCTTGGAGAGCAA ATTCAAGAATTTACTAAAGCAATTGAAGAGTATCCATTACATTCCAATGGGTTGATCGACGTGCCTAAAAATCTTGCCGATATTGTTGAGTCAACTATTGGTGCAGTCTTCATTGATTGTGATTTATCCATTGATATTGTGTGGAAG GTCTTTGGAAAATTACTTGAACCTATAATTGATCCGTATACTATTCAAAAGCATCCAGTCACGGAGCTTCATGAAATTTGTCAGAAGAAAAGTTTGAAGTTGCAATTCATTGATTTGTGGAGAGAATCTATGAGTGTAAATGTCCTTATAAATGAGAAGGTCGTTGGAAGAGGCATTTATGGGTCTAAGAAAGAAATTGCACATAATAGAGCAGCAAAAAATGCTTTGGAAAATATGGAAAGAGTGCTAGGTATAAGCACATCTACAAACAAAGATCTTGAACTTGAAGAGTGA